A region of Leptotrichia massiliensis DNA encodes the following proteins:
- a CDS encoding GTP-binding protein: MNLIIFSGPPSSGKTSVILKTVEALKSQGMSVGVVKFDCLYTDDDKLYAKAGIPVKKGISGALCPDHFFVSNIEEVVQWGNSLGLSILITESAGLCNRCSPYIKDIKGVCVIDNLSGINTPKKIGPLLKAADIVIITKGDIVSQAEREVFASRVNSVNPKAVTMHVNGLTGQGAYELSTLLYEKELEIDSVQGMELRFPMPSALCSYCLGEKRIGEKYQMGNVRKMNLQQ; encoded by the coding sequence ATGAATTTGATAATATTTTCAGGCCCACCATCATCAGGAAAAACAAGTGTTATTCTAAAAACAGTAGAAGCCTTAAAATCACAAGGAATGTCAGTTGGAGTAGTCAAATTCGACTGCCTTTACACAGATGATGACAAATTATACGCAAAAGCAGGAATCCCAGTAAAAAAAGGAATTTCAGGAGCTTTATGCCCAGACCATTTCTTCGTATCAAATATCGAGGAAGTTGTGCAATGGGGAAACAGTCTTGGACTTTCAATATTAATTACAGAATCAGCAGGACTTTGCAACAGATGTTCGCCATATATCAAGGACATCAAGGGAGTCTGTGTAATCGATAATTTATCAGGAATTAATACACCTAAAAAGATTGGACCATTATTAAAAGCCGCTGATATTGTGATTATTACAAAAGGGGACATTGTTTCACAAGCTGAACGTGAAGTTTTTGCCTCACGTGTGAACTCTGTAAATCCAAAAGCTGTAACAATGCACGTTAACGGGCTTACTGGACAGGGAGCATACGAATTAAGTACACTTCTTTATGAAAAAGAACTGGAAATAGACAGCGTTCAGGGAATGGAACTTAGATTTCCAATGCCATCAGCACTTTGCTCTTACTGCTTAGGAGAAAAGAGAATCGGTGAAAAATACCAGATGGGTAATGTCCGAAAAATGAATTTACAGCAATAA
- a CDS encoding ABC transporter substrate-binding protein, whose protein sequence is MFSLDDTLYEIINKYPEALDFFIANGFEQLKNKQMLEVMGKNITLKMALMSKKLNQELFIEKLETFLKKDADIDVSLDESKADENSDLIIEGVLPCPIRIPLLEGIKDWVNEQNEKNDYTISYTLKSANLGLDWVVEKVKTGNPDKVSDVLLSAGFELFFDKNLMGQYMENGIFETHLENMNKDFCNETIDLRDPKKRYAIMGVVPAIFLVNKTSLGDRKAPETWAGLLNEEFEDSVALPMADLDLFNALLANLYKDFGMDGIHKLARSYKKSLHPAQMVKARTRTPEAPAVSIIPYFFSQMIDGSGDLEAVWPKDGALLSPIFMITKKSKADKIKPFMDLFMSNEIGTIFSANGKFPSTNPNVDNHLEEHQNFKWIGWDYIYSHDIGKIIRECEEEFNNDVQKSFTE, encoded by the coding sequence ATGTTTAGTTTAGACGATACACTTTATGAAATTATAAATAAATATCCTGAAGCTTTGGATTTTTTTATTGCAAATGGATTTGAACAGTTAAAAAATAAGCAGATGCTTGAGGTTATGGGGAAAAATATTACTTTGAAAATGGCTCTTATGTCAAAAAAACTTAATCAGGAACTGTTTATTGAAAAACTGGAAACATTTTTAAAAAAAGATGCAGATATTGATGTTTCGCTAGATGAGAGCAAAGCTGATGAAAATAGTGACTTAATAATTGAAGGAGTTCTGCCTTGCCCTATTAGAATACCACTTTTAGAAGGTATAAAAGACTGGGTAAACGAACAGAACGAGAAAAACGATTATACTATTTCATATACCTTAAAATCAGCAAATTTAGGGCTTGACTGGGTTGTAGAAAAAGTTAAGACAGGTAATCCTGATAAAGTTTCGGATGTGCTTCTTTCGGCTGGATTTGAACTATTTTTTGATAAGAATTTGATGGGACAGTACATGGAAAATGGTATTTTTGAAACACACCTTGAAAATATGAATAAAGATTTTTGCAACGAAACTATTGACTTGCGGGATCCTAAAAAGCGTTACGCAATAATGGGAGTCGTGCCAGCAATATTTTTAGTAAACAAGACTTCTTTAGGAGATCGAAAAGCACCGGAAACTTGGGCAGGCTTATTAAATGAAGAATTTGAAGATTCAGTTGCATTGCCAATGGCTGATTTAGACTTGTTTAATGCCCTTCTTGCAAATCTTTACAAAGATTTTGGAATGGACGGGATACATAAATTGGCACGTTCATACAAAAAGAGCTTGCACCCTGCTCAAATGGTAAAAGCCAGAACTCGAACACCAGAAGCCCCTGCTGTCAGCATTATTCCATACTTTTTTTCACAAATGATTGATGGATCAGGAGATTTGGAGGCTGTATGGCCAAAAGATGGAGCTTTGCTAAGTCCGATATTTATGATTACAAAAAAATCTAAGGCAGATAAAATCAAGCCATTTATGGACTTATTTATGTCAAATGAAATTGGAACAATTTTTTCTGCAAACGGAAAATTCCCATCAACAAATCCAAATGTGGATAACCATTTAGAAGAACATCAGAATTTCAAATGGATTGGCTGGGATTACATCTATAGCCATGATATTGGGAAAATTATTCGTGAATGTGAAGAAGAATTTAATAATGATGTACAAAAAAGTTTTACAGAATAA
- the adhE gene encoding bifunctional acetaldehyde-CoA/alcohol dehydrogenase, giving the protein MAVVKDLESLKALIQRVRKAQEEFATFDQERVDKIFRKVAQKMNDERITLANLAVAETGMGIVEDKVIKNHFASEYIYNKYKDEKTCGVLEDDRSYGVKKIATPIGIIAGIVPTTNPTSTAMFKTLISLKTRNAIIFSPHPRAKQATIETAKIALETAVKYGAPKDIIGWIDEPSVELSRELMASADLILATGGPGMVKSAYSSGTPAIGVGAGNTPVVIDKSADIKMTANYILMSKTFDNGVICATEQSVIIDKEIYDKVRSEFLNRGAYILNEEELNKVREILFINGNLNADVVGKSAYVIAGMAGFEIPKSSKVLIGEVESTATEEPFAHEKLSPVLAMYKAEDFEDGLKKADELVRLGGLGHTSSLYINLAEKEKIDKFGRLMKTGRTLINMPASLGAIGDVFNFKLEPSLTLGCGSWGGNSVSENVGVKHLLNVKTIAERRENMLWFKVPEKIYFKYGSLPTALEELKGSHKKAFIVTDKVLAELGYTEHITKVLDSIHIDYRIFSEVKEDPTLSSAQAGAKAMLEYNPDVVIALGGGSAMDAAKIMWVLYEHPELRFRDLAMRFMDIRKRIIEFPEMGKKAKFIAVATSAGTGSEVTPFSVITDDETGIKYPLADYALTPHVAINDPELMLTMPKGLTVASGIDVFTHALEAYVSVMATEYTKPYSKEAARLVFKYLPESVELGSKAIKAKEKMANASCLAGMAFANAFLGINHSLAHKLGGKFHVPHGIANAMLLEEVIRFNAAEAPTKMGLFPQYRYPDAMQRYAEMNDYLGFGGNTKEEKVENLIKGINELNRKIGIPASIKEWGVPEKDFLEAVDEMSLDAFDDQCTPANPRYPLMEELREIYLKAYYGKEWENEKERVAKILGF; this is encoded by the coding sequence ATGGCAGTAGTTAAAGATTTGGAAAGTTTGAAGGCACTTATTCAAAGAGTTAGAAAAGCTCAGGAAGAATTTGCGACATTTGATCAGGAAAGAGTCGACAAGATTTTTAGAAAAGTGGCTCAAAAAATGAATGATGAAAGAATTACGCTGGCAAATTTGGCAGTGGCAGAAACTGGAATGGGAATTGTGGAAGATAAAGTTATAAAAAATCACTTTGCTTCTGAATATATTTACAATAAATACAAAGACGAAAAAACTTGTGGAGTGTTGGAAGACGACAGATCTTATGGAGTTAAAAAAATTGCAACTCCAATAGGAATTATCGCAGGTATTGTACCAACAACAAACCCGACTTCAACAGCAATGTTCAAAACATTAATATCATTGAAAACAAGAAATGCAATAATATTTTCACCACATCCAAGAGCGAAACAAGCAACAATTGAAACAGCTAAAATTGCATTGGAAACAGCAGTAAAATATGGAGCACCAAAGGATATAATTGGATGGATTGATGAACCAAGTGTGGAATTATCAAGAGAACTTATGGCAAGTGCTGATTTAATACTTGCGACAGGTGGACCAGGAATGGTTAAATCTGCTTATTCATCAGGAACTCCTGCGATTGGGGTTGGAGCTGGAAATACACCAGTTGTAATTGATAAATCAGCAGATATAAAAATGACTGCAAACTATATTTTAATGTCTAAAACATTTGATAATGGGGTAATTTGTGCGACAGAGCAGTCTGTAATTATAGATAAAGAAATTTATGATAAAGTTAGAAGCGAGTTTTTAAACAGAGGAGCTTATATTCTTAATGAAGAAGAATTAAACAAAGTAAGAGAAATATTGTTTATAAATGGAAACTTGAATGCTGATGTAGTTGGAAAAAGTGCATACGTTATTGCAGGTATGGCAGGATTTGAAATTCCAAAAAGTTCAAAAGTTTTAATTGGAGAAGTAGAATCTACTGCAACAGAAGAACCTTTTGCACACGAAAAATTATCTCCAGTGCTTGCAATGTATAAAGCAGAAGATTTTGAAGATGGACTTAAAAAAGCTGATGAATTAGTAAGACTTGGAGGATTAGGACATACATCTTCGTTATATATTAATTTAGCTGAAAAAGAAAAAATAGATAAATTTGGAAGATTGATGAAAACAGGACGTACACTAATCAATATGCCAGCATCACTTGGAGCAATCGGAGATGTATTTAACTTTAAATTAGAGCCATCATTAACACTTGGATGTGGTTCATGGGGAGGAAATTCTGTGTCAGAAAACGTAGGAGTAAAACATTTATTAAATGTAAAAACAATTGCAGAAAGAAGAGAAAATATGTTATGGTTCAAAGTTCCTGAAAAAATTTATTTCAAATACGGATCGCTTCCGACAGCTTTAGAAGAATTGAAAGGAAGTCACAAAAAAGCATTTATCGTAACGGATAAAGTATTGGCTGAATTAGGATATACAGAACATATTACAAAAGTACTTGATAGTATACATATCGATTATAGAATATTCTCAGAAGTAAAAGAGGATCCAACATTAAGTTCAGCTCAGGCTGGAGCAAAAGCAATGCTTGAATACAATCCTGATGTTGTTATTGCTCTTGGTGGAGGATCTGCAATGGATGCCGCTAAAATTATGTGGGTATTGTACGAACATCCAGAACTTCGATTTAGAGATTTGGCAATGAGATTTATGGATATTAGAAAGAGAATCATTGAATTTCCTGAAATGGGTAAAAAAGCGAAATTTATTGCAGTGGCAACATCAGCTGGAACTGGTTCGGAAGTAACGCCATTCTCAGTAATTACAGATGATGAAACTGGAATCAAATATCCTCTTGCAGATTATGCATTGACACCACACGTGGCAATTAATGACCCTGAACTTATGCTTACAATGCCAAAAGGGCTTACAGTAGCTTCTGGAATTGACGTATTTACACATGCTCTTGAGGCTTATGTTTCAGTTATGGCAACAGAATACACAAAACCTTATTCAAAAGAAGCAGCTAGGCTTGTATTTAAATACTTACCAGAATCAGTAGAATTAGGTTCAAAAGCAATTAAAGCAAAAGAAAAAATGGCAAATGCTTCATGTCTTGCAGGAATGGCTTTCGCAAATGCATTCTTAGGAATAAACCACTCACTTGCACACAAACTTGGAGGAAAATTCCACGTGCCACACGGTATCGCAAATGCTATGCTTCTTGAAGAAGTTATCCGTTTCAATGCAGCTGAGGCTCCAACAAAGATGGGATTATTCCCTCAATATAGATATCCTGATGCAATGCAAAGATACGCTGAAATGAACGATTATCTAGGATTTGGCGGAAATACTAAAGAAGAAAAAGTAGAAAATTTAATTAAAGGAATTAATGAATTAAATAGAAAAATAGGAATTCCAGCAAGTATTAAAGAATGGGGAGTGCCTGAAAAAGACTTCTTGGAAGCTGTAGATGAAATGTCACTAGATGCTTTCGATGACCAATGTACTCCAGCTAACCCAAGATATCCGCTAATGGAAGAATTAAGAGAAATTTACTTGAAGGCTTACTACGGAAAAGAATGGGAAAATGAAAAAGAAAGAGTAGCAAAAATTTTAGGATTCTAA
- a CDS encoding TrkH family potassium uptake protein, whose amino-acid sequence MNKKMIGYIIGKILILEAGLMVLPLIISFLYNESIKYKIAYGSVILLLLATGFLLSAKLPKDQRIQGREGYIIVSLSWILMSMFGALPFVFTKEIPSFVDAFFEIVSGFTTTGSSIITDLSKISQSNLFWRSFTHFVGGMGVLVLALAIFPSSATSVHVMKAEVPGPTFGKLVSKLSTTARMLYKIYIVMTIAVIILLMFGGLDLFESSLLAFGTAGTGGFGVRNGSILPYNNPYVEIVLGIGMLVFGVNFNIYYFILIGKVKDVFKNEELKYYLLIVFGAIALIVFNIYQTYGSIWKCIRDVFFSVSSVITTTGYSTADFGKWPLFSQVILLILMFFGACAGSTAGGLKISRVVLMVKIYFAEIVQMISPNRVVTVKYDDKAVNVKMQKSIAVYFLVYALVFGGILLIISYSVDDFMTAFSAVAATFNNIGPGLGKVGPAFSFAELNNFSKVILSFGMLAGRLEIFPMLILFSPTAWKLK is encoded by the coding sequence ATGAATAAAAAAATGATAGGTTACATAATCGGGAAAATACTTATACTTGAAGCTGGATTAATGGTTTTACCTCTAATTATAAGTTTTTTGTACAATGAAAGCATAAAATATAAAATTGCTTACGGCTCTGTAATACTTCTTCTTCTGGCAACTGGCTTTCTGCTTTCAGCAAAACTTCCTAAAGATCAGCGGATTCAAGGAAGAGAAGGTTATATAATTGTTTCACTTTCGTGGATTTTAATGTCTATGTTTGGAGCATTGCCGTTTGTATTCACAAAGGAAATACCGTCGTTTGTAGATGCCTTTTTTGAAATTGTGAGCGGTTTTACGACGACTGGTTCAAGTATAATAACTGATCTTAGTAAAATTAGCCAGTCCAATTTATTCTGGCGAAGTTTTACTCACTTTGTTGGAGGAATGGGAGTGTTAGTTCTGGCACTTGCAATTTTTCCCAGTTCTGCTACTTCAGTTCACGTAATGAAGGCAGAAGTTCCAGGTCCGACATTTGGAAAGTTAGTGTCCAAATTATCAACAACAGCCAGAATGCTTTATAAAATTTATATTGTAATGACAATTGCTGTAATAATTTTATTAATGTTTGGTGGGCTGGACTTGTTTGAATCTTCGCTTCTTGCATTTGGTACGGCTGGAACAGGTGGTTTCGGGGTAAGAAATGGGAGTATCTTACCATATAACAACCCTTATGTTGAAATTGTTTTAGGAATTGGAATGCTAGTTTTTGGAGTAAACTTTAATATTTATTATTTTATTTTAATTGGAAAAGTAAAAGATGTATTTAAAAATGAAGAATTAAAATATTATTTGTTAATAGTTTTTGGAGCAATCGCATTAATAGTTTTTAATATATATCAAACATATGGCTCAATCTGGAAGTGCATAAGAGATGTATTCTTCTCTGTTTCCTCGGTTATTACAACAACAGGATATTCCACAGCCGACTTCGGAAAATGGCCGTTATTTTCACAAGTTATCTTGTTGATACTAATGTTTTTTGGTGCATGTGCAGGCTCTACCGCTGGGGGACTGAAAATATCGAGAGTAGTGTTAATGGTAAAAATCTACTTTGCAGAAATAGTCCAAATGATAAGCCCAAATCGTGTAGTTACAGTAAAATATGATGATAAGGCAGTAAATGTGAAAATGCAAAAAAGCATCGCAGTATATTTTCTAGTATATGCTCTTGTTTTTGGAGGAATTTTACTAATAATTTCCTATTCAGTGGATGATTTTATGACAGCATTCAGTGCCGTTGCAGCCACATTCAACAATATCGGTCCAGGACTAGGAAAAGTAGGTCCAGCATTTAGCTTTGCTGAACTGAATAATTTTTCAAAAGTAATCCTAAGTTTTGGAATGTTGGCAGGAAGGCTGGAAATTTTTCCAATGTTAATATTATTTTCTCCAACAGCATGGAAATTAAAATAA
- the trkA gene encoding Trk system potassium transporter TrkA, translating to MKIVIAGAGVVGESLCSELSEVGNDVILIEKEEKVLNKLMENYDITGMVGNGASYETLLEAGADSADIFIAATESDELNIISSIIAKKIGAKFTIARVRNPEYSSNMQFVRENLGISLMLNPEFESAKNIANKLMFPVALSVENFFGQKANFISIRVEKHSFLNGTQLKYLEFDSQDKIIICTVKRGNEIFIPSGDFTILEGDIIYIAGSIEAVRKFYDKIEQSNLKIKSTIVIGGGTISHYLVRKLLENKNKVKVIENDRERAEKLSEAYSKAIVIRGDEADQEFLIQEGIKNYDAVVIITDSDEENAVISMFVNSITDAKLITKMNRTLLLPILESSTGTSTVVPKKVISDMIISVVRSRTDMRSSTMSLLYRLENKVELITFEINENSAAIDIPLKDLKIKKGTLVASILRNGKMIFPGGNDMIKSNDSVMIVSTIPSIEDFDDILERV from the coding sequence ATGAAAATAGTTATAGCAGGAGCTGGTGTCGTTGGTGAATCACTTTGCAGCGAACTGTCAGAGGTGGGAAACGACGTAATCTTAATTGAAAAAGAGGAAAAAGTATTAAATAAACTTATGGAAAATTATGATATAACAGGAATGGTTGGAAATGGGGCTTCATACGAAACGCTGCTAGAAGCTGGTGCAGACAGTGCCGATATTTTTATTGCGGCTACAGAGTCCGATGAGTTAAATATAATTTCCTCAATTATTGCAAAAAAAATAGGAGCAAAATTTACGATAGCAAGGGTAAGAAATCCTGAGTACAGTTCAAATATGCAGTTTGTAAGAGAAAATTTGGGAATTTCACTTATGTTAAACCCTGAATTTGAATCAGCAAAAAATATTGCCAATAAACTGATGTTTCCAGTAGCATTAAGTGTGGAGAATTTTTTTGGACAGAAAGCAAATTTTATTTCAATAAGAGTCGAAAAACATAGCTTTTTGAACGGAACGCAGTTAAAATATCTGGAATTTGATTCACAAGACAAGATAATAATCTGTACTGTTAAGAGAGGTAACGAAATATTTATACCAAGTGGAGATTTTACAATTCTTGAAGGCGATATTATTTATATTGCTGGATCTATTGAGGCAGTACGTAAATTTTATGATAAAATTGAACAAAGCAATTTAAAAATAAAGTCAACAATAGTTATTGGAGGCGGGACAATTTCTCACTATTTGGTTAGAAAACTGCTGGAAAATAAAAATAAAGTTAAGGTTATTGAAAACGACAGAGAACGTGCTGAAAAATTGAGTGAAGCATATTCAAAAGCTATTGTAATACGGGGAGATGAAGCAGATCAGGAATTTTTGATTCAGGAAGGTATAAAAAATTATGATGCTGTTGTAATTATTACTGACAGCGATGAGGAAAATGCCGTTATTTCAATGTTTGTAAATTCTATAACAGATGCCAAATTGATTACAAAAATGAACAGGACTTTATTGCTTCCAATATTGGAAAGCAGCACAGGGACTTCAACAGTCGTACCTAAAAAAGTTATTTCTGATATGATAATAAGTGTTGTAAGATCAAGAACCGATATGCGAAGTTCTACAATGAGTTTATTATACAGACTTGAAAATAAAGTTGAACTTATTACTTTTGAAATTAATGAAAATAGTGCCGCTATTGATATTCCGTTAAAAGACTTGAAAATAAAAAAAGGAACATTGGTTGCAAGCATATTGAGAAATGGAAAAATGATTTTTCCAGGTGGAAATGATATGATAAAAAGTAATGACAGCGTGATGATAGTTTCGACAATTCCTTCAATAGAAGATTTTGACGATATACTTGAGCGAGTTTAA
- the hemB gene encoding porphobilinogen synthase — MFKRHRKLRKNEIIRNLVKDVYVAKEDLIYPIFIEEGENIKSEIPSMPGIFRYSIDRLSEELDELVKLGINSILLFGIPKNKDACATEAYNENGVVQNAVRFIKENYHNFLVICDICCCEYTSHGHCGILDENGYVKNDETLEVLAKTALSYAKAGADIMAPSDMMDGRVEKIAEVLAKNNFKNIPIMAYSVKYSSAFYGPFRDAADSAPQFGDRKSYQMNFQYSKDSIDEVSEDLRQGADIIIVKPAMAYLDIIKKVNDAFEVPIVAYSVSGEYSMVKAAAQNGWIDEMKIVMEQMYAMKRAGANAIITYYAKEIAKYLEK, encoded by the coding sequence ATGTTTAAAAGACATAGAAAGTTACGAAAAAATGAAATAATAAGAAATCTTGTAAAAGATGTGTATGTTGCAAAGGAGGACTTGATTTATCCAATTTTTATTGAGGAAGGAGAAAATATCAAAAGTGAAATTCCTTCAATGCCAGGGATTTTTAGATATTCCATTGACAGACTTTCGGAAGAACTGGATGAATTAGTAAAATTAGGAATAAATTCGATTTTACTATTTGGGATTCCGAAAAATAAGGATGCTTGTGCTACAGAAGCATATAATGAGAATGGAGTTGTTCAGAATGCAGTCAGATTTATAAAGGAAAATTATCATAATTTTCTTGTAATCTGTGATATTTGCTGCTGCGAGTACACGAGTCACGGACATTGTGGAATACTTGATGAAAATGGCTACGTAAAAAATGATGAAACTTTGGAAGTTCTTGCAAAAACAGCACTTTCGTATGCAAAAGCAGGAGCAGATATTATGGCGCCTTCAGACATGATGGATGGACGTGTGGAAAAAATTGCTGAAGTTTTGGCTAAAAATAATTTTAAAAATATTCCGATAATGGCATATTCAGTAAAATATTCATCAGCATTTTATGGACCTTTTAGAGATGCTGCAGATTCAGCGCCTCAGTTTGGAGATAGAAAGTCTTATCAAATGAACTTTCAGTATTCAAAGGATTCAATAGATGAAGTCAGTGAAGACTTGCGACAGGGAGCAGACATTATAATCGTAAAGCCAGCAATGGCATATCTTGATATAATAAAAAAAGTAAATGATGCTTTTGAAGTGCCGATTGTGGCTTATAGTGTTTCTGGAGAGTATTCGATGGTAAAGGCGGCGGCTCAAAATGGATGGATTGATGAAATGAAAATAGTGATGGAGCAGATGTATGCGATGAAAAGAGCTGGAGCAAATGCCATTATTACATATTATGCGAAGGAAATTGCAAAATATTTGGAAAAATAA
- a CDS encoding precorrin-2 dehydrogenase/sirohydrochlorin ferrochelatase family protein: protein MWFPLFINLENKKVLVIGGGKVAAKKIEKILEYGADITVVTENVMEEKLLKLENVKIENNQKIENDKAKIEKLVKGYFLVIAATDNEELNENIANVCDSNGMLINNVSSKIKMNAMFGGIVKNSEFQIAISTSGKNCKRSRAMKSEIQKVLDKIEK, encoded by the coding sequence ATGTGGTTTCCATTGTTTATAAATTTGGAAAATAAGAAAGTTCTAGTAATTGGAGGAGGAAAAGTTGCCGCTAAGAAAATTGAGAAAATTTTAGAATATGGAGCGGATATTACAGTCGTGACTGAAAATGTTATGGAAGAGAAATTGTTGAAGCTGGAAAATGTTAAGATTGAAAATAACCAAAAAATTGAAAATGATAAAGCCAAGATTGAAAAGCTTGTAAAAGGATATTTTTTGGTAATCGCAGCTACAGACAACGAGGAATTAAATGAAAATATAGCAAATGTTTGTGATTCGAATGGAATGCTTATTAACAATGTATCTTCAAAAATTAAGATGAATGCAATGTTTGGAGGAATTGTGAAAAATAGTGAGTTTCAAATTGCAATTTCTACAAGCGGAAAAAACTGCAAGCGTTCACGTGCCATGAAAAGTGAGATTCAAAAAGTTCTTGATAAAATAGAAAAATAA
- the cobS gene encoding adenosylcobinamide-GDP ribazoletransferase, translating to MKYIKNFFEQFIILIQFMTRIPIPIKVDYSEKKLGKSIKFFPLVGLIIGLILYCTNFLIATYLKNILYGKTIIAVILIIVEIMTVGIIHIDGLGDTFDGLFSYAKKERMLEIMKDSRIGTNGAVVLILYFITKIALISEIIAINPKYLIIFPIIARFSTSINTGLADYARKSGMSNAIISENGIFEVIFSLVLTNILVFFIIGSKGTVTVFVALLFIILFMLNVRKKIGGITGDTMGASLELTSILVLFLGIILR from the coding sequence ATGAAATACATAAAAAATTTTTTTGAACAATTTATTATTTTAATCCAATTTATGACTCGTATTCCTATTCCGATAAAAGTAGATTATAGCGAAAAAAAGCTAGGAAAGTCCATCAAATTTTTCCCTCTAGTTGGATTAATTATTGGATTAATTCTATATTGTACAAACTTTTTAATTGCAACGTATTTAAAAAACATTCTTTATGGCAAGACAATAATCGCTGTAATTTTAATAATTGTGGAAATTATGACTGTTGGAATAATTCACATTGATGGACTTGGCGATACTTTTGACGGTCTTTTCAGTTATGCTAAGAAAGAAAGAATGCTAGAAATTATGAAAGATTCAAGAATTGGAACAAATGGAGCTGTAGTTTTAATTTTATATTTCATTACAAAAATAGCCCTTATCTCTGAAATTATAGCAATAAATCCTAAATATTTAATAATTTTCCCGATTATTGCAAGATTCTCAACTTCTATAAACACTGGACTTGCCGATTATGCCAGAAAATCTGGAATGAGCAATGCCATAATTTCTGAAAATGGAATTTTTGAAGTAATTTTTTCACTTGTTTTAACCAATATCCTAGTATTTTTTATAATTGGCTCAAAAGGTACTGTTACTGTATTTGTTGCACTTTTATTTATAATTCTGTTTATGCTGAACGTACGCAAAAAAATTGGAGGGATAACTGGTGACACAATGGGAGCTTCTCTTGAGCTGACTTCGATTTTAGTTTTATTTTTAGGAATCATTTTACGATAA
- a CDS encoding histidine phosphatase family protein → MTEILFIRHGETDCNKKHLYYGHLNPSLNQTGINQLKNTKKKLEKMNEKIDIIFSSDLKRCRESLELLEIDKDIKQHFSENLREINFGILEGKTYKEIEEQFPDYVNEMKNNWRNFKAEGGESLSDLQKRSVAKINKIKNECKNKKILVVAHAGVIQSLISYYLFNNLDGYWRFKLDNGSITKMTVMNDGFIYFNYINK, encoded by the coding sequence ATGACAGAAATTTTATTTATAAGGCACGGGGAAACAGACTGTAACAAAAAACATTTATATTATGGGCATTTGAACCCTAGTTTGAATCAAACAGGAATAAACCAGTTAAAAAATACGAAAAAGAAACTCGAAAAAATGAACGAAAAAATTGACATAATATTTTCAAGCGACTTAAAACGATGCCGAGAAAGTCTGGAACTTTTAGAAATTGACAAAGATATAAAACAGCATTTTTCTGAAAACCTAAGAGAAATAAATTTTGGAATACTTGAAGGAAAAACTTACAAAGAGATCGAAGAACAGTTTCCAGATTATGTTAATGAAATGAAAAATAACTGGAGAAATTTTAAGGCAGAAGGTGGGGAAAGCCTTTCTGATTTACAAAAACGAAGTGTCGCCAAAATTAATAAAATAAAGAATGAATGCAAAAATAAAAAAATACTTGTTGTAGCTCATGCTGGTGTAATTCAATCCTTAATCAGTTATTATTTATTCAATAATCTTGACGGCTATTGGCGATTCAAGCTGGATAACGGAAGCATTACAAAGATGACTGTTATGAATGATGGATTTATTTATTTTAATTATATTAATAAATAA